In Halorussus limi, a genomic segment contains:
- a CDS encoding aldehyde dehydrogenase family protein, which produces MRQLYIDGEWVDAEASTGIDVDSPVDGEVIDTVPAGSAQDVRKAVEAARRAQRELEEMTAFERAAVLDEVTDYFEDHEDEIAEGITREEGKPLHESYEETEYVIESSDDYAHDAIRLFGDVVPSEFRGRFAYTQREAYGPCAVISPWNFPLEVPGGSIYSAIATANPVVFKPAEETPLTAYHIAEAFDQSSLPDGAFNLVTGAGETGQALVEHQDIRLIAFTGSTEVGQQIAKTAAERNAQCLLEMGGKDPILVLDDADVDHAAESIVMGSNWNAGQVCCGTERVIATEGVHDELVDAVVEKTEALELGDPFEEGTDVGPMVSERIQQKVVDHVEGAVEQGGDLLTGGDTEGLFFDPAVIDGVTEEMDIAREETFGPVTPVISVDDYEAAIEVANRSKFGLQAAIFTDSLERAHDAANRLKAGGVFVNETNNYWERLLPFGGYGESGSGGRYGSKWHLEAMTQTKAVMMNYKDY; this is translated from the coding sequence ATGAGACAGCTCTACATAGACGGCGAGTGGGTCGACGCCGAAGCGAGCACGGGAATCGACGTCGACTCGCCCGTCGACGGCGAGGTCATCGACACCGTGCCGGCCGGGTCGGCCCAGGACGTACGGAAGGCCGTGGAGGCGGCCCGCCGCGCCCAGCGCGAACTCGAAGAGATGACCGCGTTCGAGCGCGCCGCGGTGCTCGACGAGGTGACCGACTACTTCGAGGACCACGAGGACGAAATCGCGGAGGGAATTACCCGTGAGGAGGGCAAGCCCCTCCACGAGTCCTACGAGGAGACCGAGTACGTCATCGAGTCGAGCGACGACTACGCCCACGACGCCATCCGACTGTTCGGCGACGTGGTGCCCTCGGAGTTCCGGGGTCGGTTCGCCTACACGCAGCGGGAAGCCTACGGCCCGTGCGCGGTCATCAGTCCGTGGAACTTCCCCCTCGAAGTGCCCGGCGGGTCCATCTACTCCGCCATCGCCACCGCGAACCCCGTGGTGTTCAAACCGGCCGAGGAGACGCCGCTGACCGCGTACCACATCGCCGAGGCCTTCGACCAGTCGAGTCTCCCGGACGGCGCGTTCAACCTCGTCACGGGCGCGGGCGAGACCGGACAGGCGCTGGTCGAGCACCAGGACATCCGACTTATCGCGTTCACGGGCAGCACCGAGGTCGGCCAGCAGATAGCGAAGACCGCGGCCGAGCGCAACGCCCAGTGTCTGCTGGAGATGGGCGGCAAGGACCCCATCCTCGTGCTCGACGACGCCGACGTGGACCACGCCGCCGAGAGCATCGTGATGGGGAGCAACTGGAACGCGGGGCAAGTCTGCTGTGGCACCGAGCGCGTAATCGCCACCGAGGGCGTTCACGACGAACTGGTGGACGCGGTGGTCGAGAAGACAGAGGCCCTCGAACTCGGCGACCCCTTCGAGGAGGGCACGGACGTCGGACCGATGGTGTCCGAGCGCATCCAGCAGAAGGTCGTCGACCACGTCGAGGGCGCGGTCGAACAGGGCGGCGACCTGCTGACCGGCGGTGACACCGAGGGCCTGTTCTTCGACCCGGCGGTCATCGACGGCGTGACCGAGGAGATGGACATCGCCCGCGAGGAGACGTTCGGCCCGGTGACGCCCGTTATCTCGGTCGACGACTACGAGGCGGCCATCGAGGTGGCCAACCGCTCGAAGTTCGGCCTCCAGGCCGCCATCTTCACCGACTCGCTCGAACGCGCCCACGACGCCGCGAATCGCCTCAAGGCCGGCGGCGTGTTCGTCAACGAGACCAACAACTACTGGGAGCGACTCCTCCCGTTCGGCGGCTACGGCGAGAGCGGGTCGGGCGGCCGGTACGGCAGCAAGTGGCACCTCGAAGCGATGACCCAGACGAAGGCGGTCATGATGAACTACAAGGACTACTGA
- a CDS encoding ABC transporter ATP-binding protein: MTSYDVQLDGITKRFDDVVAVDDVSLDIEEGKFLTLLGPSGCGKTTLLRCIDGFETPTEGEVYIDGERVTDVPPFERDTSMVFQSYALFPHMTVGENVAFGLQMKGLPDERADGGSSGGGLKSLAKRTGSEEIDARVAEILELVELPDYQDREIDELSGGQQQRVALARALVTQPTVLLLDEPLGALDLKLRKNMQVELKNLQEELGTTFVYVTHDQEEALTMSDEIAVMNDGHLEQLGTATEIYEQPETEFVADFIGETNLVRGAYAETQEGPVVESDGLSFRVPREPAADGEVSFAVRPEKIRLGSEAQGLDNAFEAEVVDEIYKGNLGKFVVELENGKTLTVDMQITDRGEYLSTGRTVTVGWSVDNVVVLTR; encoded by the coding sequence ATGACGAGCTACGACGTTCAGCTCGACGGCATCACCAAGCGGTTCGACGACGTGGTCGCGGTGGACGACGTGAGCCTCGACATCGAGGAGGGGAAGTTCCTCACGCTGCTGGGTCCGTCGGGCTGTGGCAAGACGACGCTGCTCCGGTGTATCGACGGCTTCGAGACGCCGACGGAGGGAGAAGTGTACATCGACGGCGAGCGGGTGACCGACGTGCCGCCGTTCGAGCGCGACACCAGCATGGTGTTCCAGTCGTACGCGCTGTTCCCCCACATGACCGTGGGAGAGAACGTCGCGTTCGGCCTCCAGATGAAGGGGCTCCCCGACGAGCGCGCGGACGGCGGCTCCTCGGGCGGCGGACTCAAGAGCCTCGCCAAGCGGACGGGCAGCGAGGAGATAGACGCCCGCGTGGCCGAGATACTCGAACTGGTCGAACTCCCCGACTATCAGGACCGGGAGATCGACGAACTCTCGGGCGGTCAGCAACAGCGGGTCGCACTCGCGCGGGCGTTGGTGACCCAGCCGACGGTGCTCCTGCTCGACGAACCGCTCGGCGCGCTCGACCTGAAGCTCCGGAAGAACATGCAGGTCGAACTGAAGAACCTCCAGGAGGAACTGGGAACGACGTTCGTCTACGTCACCCACGACCAGGAGGAGGCGCTGACGATGAGCGACGAGATCGCGGTGATGAACGACGGTCACCTCGAACAGTTGGGCACGGCGACCGAAATCTACGAACAGCCCGAGACCGAGTTCGTCGCCGACTTCATCGGCGAGACCAACCTCGTGCGCGGCGCGTACGCCGAGACGCAGGAGGGGCCCGTGGTCGAGAGCGACGGACTGTCGTTCCGGGTCCCCCGCGAACCCGCGGCCGACGGCGAGGTCTCGTTCGCGGTCCGCCCCGAGAAGATACGGCTCGGCTCCGAGGCGCAGGGGCTCGACAACGCGTTCGAGGCCGAAGTCGTCGACGAAATCTACAAGGGCAACCTCGGGAAGTTCGTCGTCGAACTGGAGAACGGCAAGACGCTGACCGTGGACATGCAGATAACCGACCGCGGGGAGTACCTCTCGACCGGCCGAACCGTGACCGTCGGCTGGTCCGTGGACAACGTGGTCGTGCTGACCCGGTGA
- a CDS encoding PQQ-dependent sugar dehydrogenase, whose protein sequence is MSDNDENRIDDANRTDEQNRANTSRRTVLQGVAAGSVVGLGGLAAGRDGGDAAAGQETTTQQGGQEGFFEQGTEVGTQMVANGDLTAPTDFAVAQGQNQRQYVTDQTGQVYVITENGLRDEPFMDVTDRMVELGRFYGLYADAQQNYDERGLLGIDFHPNFQENRKFYLHYSAPPTDELRTINWDHIEVVSEFQATEDFSSGDPDSERQLLRIPSPQYNHDSGPMAFGPDGYLYVPMGDGGGANDNMYGHVPDWYDRNTGGNGQDIVHNLLGDVLRIDVDSEGEDTPYGIPEDNPFAGEAPGRDEIWAYGFRNPFGISFDSDGNLFVADAGQNLWEEADVVEKGGNYGWNIKEGTHCFSTEQPSSPEAITDCPSNAPDQPYGGAPLRDPIVEFPHEYGGGWVGITIIGGHRYEQSTISGMQGKYVYGIWTEDPTREEPAGRILTADPPESFGQGGGTQTTAAGEQTTAAGNQTTAPGNQTTAAGETTAAGEQTTTQEGALQDETTTTANETGTPTVEPAETENVEKAPAETGTPGDVTTTAGGGEDDVPPQGPQVVPRDELWEMRELQITGGFDWFVRMFGRGADGEIYVLVNKRGVPEGDTGAVLKLVPPGQGDGGQTTQADGETTDGAEGTTTVGKDPAGTETPGAETTTVDTDETTTAAQDR, encoded by the coding sequence ATGAGCGATAACGACGAGAACCGAATCGACGACGCGAACCGAACGGACGAACAGAACCGAGCGAACACCTCGCGCCGAACAGTACTGCAGGGGGTCGCCGCCGGGTCCGTAGTCGGACTGGGCGGACTCGCGGCCGGACGGGACGGCGGGGACGCGGCGGCCGGACAGGAGACGACGACGCAGCAGGGCGGACAGGAGGGCTTCTTCGAGCAGGGAACCGAAGTCGGGACCCAGATGGTCGCGAACGGCGACCTGACCGCGCCGACCGACTTCGCGGTCGCGCAGGGGCAGAACCAGCGCCAGTACGTCACGGACCAGACCGGACAGGTGTACGTCATCACGGAGAACGGCCTCCGGGACGAACCGTTCATGGACGTCACCGACCGGATGGTCGAACTGGGCCGGTTCTACGGCCTGTACGCCGACGCTCAGCAGAACTACGACGAGCGCGGACTGCTCGGCATCGACTTCCACCCGAACTTCCAGGAGAACCGGAAGTTCTACCTCCACTACAGCGCGCCGCCCACCGACGAGTTGCGGACCATCAACTGGGACCACATCGAGGTCGTCTCGGAGTTTCAGGCGACCGAGGACTTCTCATCCGGCGACCCCGACTCCGAGCGCCAACTGCTCCGTATCCCGTCGCCCCAGTACAACCACGACTCCGGACCGATGGCGTTCGGACCGGACGGCTACCTCTACGTTCCGATGGGCGACGGCGGAGGCGCGAACGACAACATGTACGGCCACGTCCCCGACTGGTACGACCGCAACACGGGCGGCAACGGACAGGACATCGTCCACAACCTGCTGGGCGACGTTCTCCGCATCGACGTGGACAGCGAAGGCGAGGACACGCCGTACGGAATCCCGGAGGACAACCCCTTCGCGGGCGAGGCGCCGGGGCGAGACGAGATATGGGCCTACGGGTTCCGCAACCCGTTCGGCATCTCGTTCGACAGCGACGGGAACTTGTTCGTCGCGGACGCCGGCCAGAACCTCTGGGAGGAGGCCGACGTGGTCGAGAAGGGCGGCAACTACGGGTGGAACATCAAGGAGGGTACCCACTGCTTCAGCACGGAGCAACCCAGCAGTCCGGAGGCCATCACGGACTGCCCCTCGAACGCGCCCGACCAGCCGTACGGCGGCGCGCCGCTTCGGGACCCCATCGTCGAGTTCCCCCACGAGTACGGGGGCGGATGGGTCGGCATCACCATCATCGGCGGCCACCGCTACGAGCAGTCGACCATCTCCGGCATGCAGGGCAAGTACGTCTACGGCATCTGGACCGAAGACCCGACGCGGGAGGAACCCGCCGGCCGGATTCTGACCGCCGACCCGCCGGAGAGCTTCGGACAGGGCGGCGGGACGCAGACGACTGCGGCGGGTGAGCAGACGACCGCGGCAGGCAACCAGACGACTGCGCCGGGCAACCAGACGACCGCGGCGGGCGAGACCACCGCGGCGGGCGAACAGACGACCACACAGGAGGGTGCGCTTCAAGACGAGACGACCACGACCGCCAACGAGACCGGCACGCCGACGGTGGAACCGGCCGAGACCGAGAACGTCGAGAAGGCCCCGGCCGAGACCGGCACGCCGGGCGACGTGACGACCACGGCCGGTGGTGGCGAGGACGACGTTCCGCCCCAAGGCCCGCAGGTCGTCCCGCGCGACGAACTCTGGGAGATGCGCGAACTCCAGATAACTGGCGGATTCGACTGGTTCGTCCGCATGTTCGGTCGGGGCGCGGACGGCGAAATCTACGTCCTCGTGAACAAGCGCGGCGTCCCGGAGGGCGACACCGGCGCGGTGCTGAAGTTGGTGCCGCCCGGACAGGGCGACGGCGGGCAGACCACGCAGGCGGACGGCGAGACGACGGACGGAGCAGAAGGGACCACGACCGTCGGGAAGGACCCTGCCGGAACCGAGACGCCCGGTGCCGAGACGACCACTGTCGATACGGACGAGACGACGACGGCCGCGCAGGACCGCTGA
- a CDS encoding CoA-acylating methylmalonate-semialdehyde dehydrogenase produces the protein MTDISFARSAEQAKNYVAGEWRDPAGEGEQDVVNSATGEPVGVTPFSDETGVNEAVAAADEAFEDWSALPVEERIQPLFELKNLLEANQDDLAETLAREHGKTLAEAKGELRRGIENVEVACGMPSMMQAGHLPNAAPDIDETAVRQPLGVFTAVTPFNFPGMIPLWFLPYAVATGNAFVLKPSERTPFTAMGILELVDAAGFPDGVVNLVHGGPDTVNALLAHDDVVGASFVGSTPVAEHVYETAAKHGKRVQAQGGAKNHIVVSDSANLEFAAEQTVSSAFANSGQRCLANPVAVVHDAVYDEFADRVVERAAALEVGDGLDEATEMGPLVTADHERTVREYVETGVEEGATLLLDGRERDSDLPDEGFYLAPTVFGDTDPEMTVAREEIFGPVLALIRAEDFDDALSILNRSEYGNAASLFTERGREAKRFRHEAEAGNLGVNIGTAAPMAFFHFGGRKDSFFGDLHAQGEDMIRFYTDETVYIERWPEE, from the coding sequence ATGACTGACATCTCATTCGCTCGGTCCGCCGAGCAAGCGAAGAACTACGTGGCGGGCGAGTGGCGCGACCCCGCCGGCGAGGGCGAGCAGGACGTGGTGAACTCCGCGACCGGCGAACCGGTCGGCGTCACGCCCTTCAGCGACGAGACCGGCGTGAACGAAGCGGTCGCCGCGGCCGACGAGGCGTTCGAGGACTGGTCGGCGCTCCCCGTCGAGGAGCGCATCCAGCCCCTGTTCGAACTCAAGAACCTCCTCGAAGCGAATCAGGACGACCTCGCCGAGACGCTCGCCCGGGAACACGGCAAGACCCTCGCGGAGGCGAAGGGCGAACTCCGGCGGGGCATCGAGAACGTCGAGGTCGCGTGCGGGATGCCCTCGATGATGCAGGCGGGCCACCTCCCGAACGCCGCGCCCGACATCGACGAGACCGCGGTTCGACAGCCTCTCGGGGTGTTCACCGCCGTCACGCCGTTCAACTTCCCGGGCATGATTCCGCTGTGGTTCCTGCCCTACGCGGTGGCGACCGGCAACGCGTTCGTGCTGAAACCGAGCGAGCGCACCCCGTTCACCGCGATGGGAATCCTCGAACTCGTGGACGCCGCGGGCTTCCCCGACGGCGTGGTCAACCTCGTCCACGGCGGTCCCGACACCGTGAACGCGCTGCTGGCCCACGACGACGTGGTGGGCGCGTCGTTCGTCGGTTCGACGCCCGTGGCCGAACACGTCTACGAGACCGCCGCAAAGCACGGCAAGCGCGTGCAGGCGCAGGGCGGCGCGAAGAACCACATCGTGGTGTCGGACTCCGCCAATCTCGAGTTCGCGGCCGAACAGACCGTCTCCTCGGCGTTCGCCAACTCGGGCCAGCGCTGTCTCGCCAATCCGGTCGCGGTGGTCCACGACGCCGTCTACGACGAGTTCGCCGACCGCGTCGTCGAGCGCGCCGCCGCCCTCGAAGTCGGCGACGGACTCGACGAAGCCACGGAGATGGGACCGCTGGTCACCGCCGACCACGAGCGGACGGTCCGCGAGTACGTCGAGACCGGCGTCGAGGAGGGCGCGACGCTCCTGCTCGACGGTCGGGAGCGCGACTCCGACCTCCCCGACGAGGGGTTCTACCTCGCGCCGACCGTCTTCGGTGACACGGACCCCGAGATGACCGTGGCCCGAGAGGAGATTTTCGGCCCCGTGCTCGCGCTGATTCGGGCCGAGGACTTCGACGACGCCCTGTCGATTCTCAACCGGAGCGAGTACGGCAACGCGGCCAGCCTCTTCACCGAGCGCGGCCGCGAGGCCAAGCGCTTCCGCCACGAGGCTGAGGCGGGCAACCTCGGCGTCAATATCGGTACGGCCGCCCCGATGGCGTTCTTCCACTTCGGCGGGCGGAAGGACTCGTTCTTCGGGGACCTCCACGCGCAGGGCGAGGACATGATTCGGTTCTACACCGACGAGACGGTGTACATCGAGCGCTGGCCCGAGGAGTGA
- a CDS encoding aldehyde dehydrogenase family protein translates to MTGYDDSLRANHESAIEEATEGVEFGAVVAGETTAAADGETFAPEDPAIGEPIADVARGREADVDAAVSAAEEAYDGEWGEMTAMERGDLVREWTTVLRDHLDELALLETLEVGKPLYAARADVETGIDFFEYYAAAAAGEEGSVPDVGDDSHAYVRREPYGVTGQILPWNYPVLLMGWKVGAALAAGNTSVTKPAEQAPLAVIRAAQLAEDILPDGVLNVVPGFGDEAGAAVSGHDGIRKVSFTGSVPVGSEVMRAAADDVTPVTLELGGKNPFVVFPDADVESAAETAAVAGLYNNGQSCDSGTRLLVHEDVEEEFLDHYLDAVESRTVGDPLQDANQGPLCYAAHREKVEEYVELGKEEGATVLAGGGRPDDAELDEGYYVEPTVFGDVNPEMRIAQEEVFGPVQFVTTFSTYEEAIDIANDVSYGLTAGVFTTDASRAHRAAADVEAGSIWVNQYFGTVPGTPFGGFKQSGIGRECGKEALAEYTQSKSVHLALDDPSL, encoded by the coding sequence ATGACAGGCTACGACGACTCACTCAGAGCGAATCACGAATCGGCGATCGAAGAGGCGACCGAGGGCGTCGAGTTCGGCGCCGTCGTCGCCGGCGAGACTACCGCCGCGGCCGACGGCGAGACGTTCGCGCCCGAAGACCCCGCTATCGGCGAACCGATAGCCGACGTGGCCCGCGGACGCGAGGCCGACGTCGACGCCGCGGTGTCGGCGGCCGAAGAGGCCTACGACGGCGAGTGGGGCGAGATGACCGCGATGGAGCGGGGCGACCTCGTCCGCGAGTGGACGACCGTCCTCCGGGACCATCTCGACGAACTCGCCCTGTTGGAGACGTTGGAGGTCGGTAAGCCGCTCTACGCCGCGCGTGCGGACGTGGAGACGGGCATCGATTTCTTCGAGTACTACGCCGCCGCGGCGGCGGGCGAGGAAGGGTCGGTACCGGACGTCGGCGACGACTCGCACGCCTACGTCCGGCGCGAACCCTACGGCGTCACCGGCCAGATACTCCCGTGGAACTACCCGGTCCTCCTGATGGGGTGGAAGGTCGGCGCGGCGCTCGCGGCCGGCAACACCTCGGTGACGAAACCCGCCGAGCAGGCTCCGCTCGCGGTGATTCGGGCGGCCCAACTCGCCGAGGACATCCTGCCCGACGGCGTGCTGAACGTGGTCCCGGGCTTCGGCGACGAGGCCGGCGCGGCCGTCTCCGGCCACGACGGGATTCGGAAGGTCTCGTTCACGGGGTCGGTGCCCGTCGGCAGCGAGGTCATGCGCGCGGCGGCCGACGACGTGACGCCAGTCACGCTGGAACTCGGCGGGAAGAACCCCTTCGTGGTCTTCCCGGACGCCGACGTCGAATCGGCGGCCGAGACCGCGGCCGTCGCCGGACTCTACAACAACGGCCAGTCCTGCGACTCGGGAACTCGCCTGCTGGTCCACGAAGACGTGGAGGAGGAATTCCTCGACCACTACCTCGACGCGGTCGAGTCCCGAACCGTCGGCGACCCCTTGCAGGACGCGAACCAGGGGCCGCTCTGCTACGCGGCCCACCGCGAGAAGGTCGAGGAGTACGTCGAACTCGGGAAGGAGGAGGGCGCGACCGTACTCGCGGGCGGCGGCCGCCCCGACGACGCGGAACTCGACGAGGGTTACTACGTCGAACCGACCGTGTTCGGCGACGTGAACCCGGAGATGCGCATCGCTCAGGAGGAGGTGTTCGGCCCGGTCCAGTTCGTCACGACGTTCTCGACGTACGAGGAGGCCATCGACATCGCGAACGACGTGTCGTACGGTCTCACGGCCGGCGTGTTCACGACTGACGCCTCCCGGGCCCACCGTGCGGCCGCCGACGTCGAGGCGGGGAGCATCTGGGTGAACCAGTACTTCGGCACGGTCCCCGGAACGCCGTTCGGCGGTTTCAAGCAGTCCGGCATCGGCAGGGAGTGCGGAAAGGAGGCGCTGGCGGAGTACACCCAGAGCAAGTCCGTCCACCTCGCGCTCGACGACCCGTCGCTCTGA
- a CDS encoding aldehyde ferredoxin oxidoreductase family protein translates to MKHAKGPLLTIDVGERETRTEEIDDVLESFVGGRGVATKLAHDRVPFDADPFGPENSLFFTTGPMQMSNMSFTGRTNLTGVSPLTGGLLSSNAGGFMSRHVADTGFGAVEIAGESEELLVVHVTDDGVEFEEAPDLEGATVPETCAYVEDERGLDSEHVACIGPAGENRVRFASVMTTEERAFGRGGLGAVLGAKNVKAVTFAGDSRPDVEIPADQMEIHREAATADHIMKEQGTVAVMDLANEMDGLPSYYFSEQSFEGAEGINGAAVAEKKYKKGTCSACAFACKLPTRDEAAGVETEGPEFETAMAFGSNAGIDDIVDVMKSNELCDRYGLDAISCGNTVSAYLASEDEFGDEDLVLDLVEKIAHREGVGDLLAEGIDRAHEQLGVENWTVKGMDFAAHEGRVLHGQGLSYAVANRGADHMYATFYSVEYPLVGKEEAMEPTGFEGKPQRLVERENLMALNDAGIVCKFSRDFMSPDRYETLFDADFEDLLEIGGRVVELERHFNNQRGVARDADRLPYDLPNFESALDEYYEVRGWNDDGTVPQSRISGGSDAASADD, encoded by the coding sequence ATGAAACACGCGAAAGGACCGCTTCTGACCATCGACGTAGGCGAACGCGAGACCCGCACCGAGGAGATAGACGACGTGCTGGAATCGTTCGTCGGCGGCCGCGGCGTCGCCACGAAACTGGCCCACGACCGGGTTCCGTTCGACGCCGACCCCTTCGGCCCGGAAAACAGCCTGTTCTTCACGACCGGACCGATGCAGATGTCGAACATGAGTTTCACCGGCCGGACGAACCTGACGGGAGTCTCCCCGCTCACCGGCGGCCTGCTGTCGTCGAACGCGGGCGGGTTCATGTCCCGGCACGTCGCCGACACCGGCTTCGGCGCGGTCGAGATTGCGGGCGAGAGCGAGGAACTCCTCGTCGTCCACGTCACGGACGACGGCGTCGAGTTCGAGGAGGCGCCCGACCTCGAAGGTGCGACGGTGCCCGAGACCTGCGCGTACGTCGAGGACGAGCGCGGACTCGACTCCGAGCACGTCGCCTGCATCGGCCCGGCGGGCGAGAACCGGGTCCGGTTCGCCTCCGTGATGACCACCGAGGAGCGCGCCTTCGGTCGGGGCGGACTCGGCGCGGTGCTCGGCGCGAAGAACGTCAAGGCCGTCACCTTCGCGGGCGACTCCCGGCCGGACGTCGAGATTCCGGCCGACCAGATGGAGATTCACCGCGAGGCGGCCACGGCCGACCACATCATGAAGGAACAGGGGACCGTCGCGGTGATGGACCTCGCCAACGAGATGGACGGTCTCCCCTCCTACTACTTCTCCGAGCAGTCGTTCGAGGGCGCAGAGGGCATCAACGGCGCCGCAGTCGCCGAGAAGAAGTACAAGAAGGGCACCTGTTCGGCCTGCGCGTTCGCCTGCAAGCTTCCCACCAGAGACGAGGCGGCGGGCGTCGAGACAGAGGGACCGGAGTTCGAGACGGCGATGGCGTTCGGGTCGAACGCCGGCATCGACGACATCGTGGACGTGATGAAGTCCAACGAACTGTGCGACCGCTACGGTCTCGACGCCATCTCCTGTGGCAACACCGTCTCGGCGTACCTCGCCAGCGAGGACGAGTTCGGCGACGAGGACCTCGTCCTCGACCTGGTCGAGAAAATCGCCCACCGAGAAGGCGTCGGCGACCTGCTCGCGGAGGGCATCGACCGCGCCCACGAGCAACTGGGCGTCGAGAACTGGACCGTCAAGGGCATGGACTTCGCCGCCCACGAGGGCCGGGTCCTCCACGGGCAGGGGCTGAGCTACGCCGTCGCCAACCGCGGGGCCGACCACATGTACGCGACCTTCTACTCGGTCGAGTACCCCCTCGTCGGCAAGGAGGAGGCGATGGAACCGACCGGCTTCGAGGGCAAGCCTCAGCGACTGGTCGAGCGCGAGAACCTGATGGCGCTCAACGACGCCGGCATCGTCTGCAAGTTCTCCCGGGACTTCATGAGTCCCGACCGCTACGAGACGCTATTCGACGCCGACTTCGAGGACCTGCTCGAGATAGGGGGCCGCGTCGTGGAACTCGAACGCCACTTCAACAATCAGCGGGGGGTCGCTCGGGACGCCGACCGCCTCCCCTACGACCTGCCGAACTTCGAGTCGGCGCTCGACGAGTACTACGAGGTCCGGGGCTGGAACGACGACGGGACGGTGCCCCAGAGTCGGATTTCTGGCGGTTCGGACGCGGCGAGCGCGGACGACTAA
- a CDS encoding saccharopine dehydrogenase family protein has product MNVIALGGCGAMGRATSHELAENSDAELTIADADVEAAEELAADLPGEVEVAEVDVTDHDALVELLADADVVANALPYAFNVDVMEACLEADAHYLDLGGLYHKTQDQLELDAEFDEAGLTAVLGIGASPGLTNVAAAQGASHLDRVDEVHIRTGAKGGGEGFAYSAKTILDELTMNPIVWEDGEYEELEPLSGRETYTMPDPVGEVEGFHSIHSELATMPYTFEGVRTVDFRVAFSPDLVNICDVLIGLNLTSEEEVEFEGAEFSPREFLDWHLDRQPKPGAVEEWKSFRVDVTGEEGGEDAHYRYEVVVESRLDDWGLKATAVWTGVPMGIAADLVGRGEALDTGAKPPEEILDPAQFIDELAERDIEIVETEVA; this is encoded by the coding sequence ATGAACGTTATCGCACTCGGCGGATGCGGCGCGATGGGTCGCGCCACGTCCCACGAACTCGCGGAGAACAGCGACGCGGAACTGACTATCGCGGACGCCGACGTGGAGGCCGCGGAGGAACTCGCGGCTGACCTCCCCGGCGAGGTGGAGGTGGCGGAGGTGGACGTGACCGACCACGACGCGCTGGTCGAACTGCTCGCGGACGCCGACGTGGTGGCGAACGCGCTTCCCTACGCCTTCAACGTGGACGTGATGGAGGCGTGTCTGGAGGCCGACGCCCACTACCTCGACCTCGGAGGTCTCTACCACAAGACGCAGGACCAACTCGAACTCGACGCGGAGTTCGACGAGGCGGGACTCACCGCGGTCCTCGGCATCGGCGCGAGTCCGGGCCTCACCAACGTCGCGGCCGCGCAGGGCGCGAGCCATCTCGACCGGGTGGACGAGGTCCACATTCGGACCGGCGCGAAGGGCGGCGGCGAGGGGTTCGCCTACTCCGCCAAGACGATTCTGGACGAACTCACGATGAACCCCATCGTCTGGGAGGACGGCGAGTACGAGGAACTCGAACCGCTCTCGGGCCGGGAGACCTACACGATGCCCGACCCGGTGGGCGAGGTGGAGGGGTTCCACAGCATCCACTCCGAACTCGCCACGATGCCCTACACCTTCGAGGGCGTCCGGACGGTGGACTTCCGGGTGGCGTTCTCGCCCGACCTCGTCAACATCTGCGACGTGCTCATCGGCCTGAACCTCACCAGCGAGGAGGAAGTCGAGTTCGAGGGCGCGGAGTTCAGCCCCCGGGAGTTCCTCGACTGGCACCTCGACCGCCAGCCCAAGCCCGGCGCGGTCGAGGAGTGGAAGTCGTTCCGCGTGGACGTGACGGGCGAGGAGGGCGGCGAAGACGCCCACTACCGGTACGAGGTCGTCGTGGAGTCGCGCCTCGACGACTGGGGACTGAAGGCCACGGCGGTCTGGACCGGCGTCCCGATGGGCATCGCGGCCGACCTCGTCGGCCGCGGCGAGGCGCTCGACACCGGGGCCAAACCCCCGGAGGAGATACTCGACCCCGCGCAGTTCATCGACGAACTCGCCGAGCGCGACATCGAGATAGTCGAGACCGAGGTGGCGTGA